tgatttgtggggttcattGTCTtataaccaccatatgaatatgagagacaccatagtggaaggctgcggaaatttcaaccaactgggtttctttgacgtgcaccaaaatctcaccacacgagcctacagcatttcagcctTCATCgataatgcagctgccgcagccgggatttgatcccacgaccttcgagtcagcagacGAGCagcttaaccactagaccaccgctacGGGGCGAGGATCTGCTGTTCAGCTTAAGCAAATGAATAGGAACAGCTGAGCCCATTCTCGAACAAACGCGACCACCAGCAATAACACCGAAATGTTCGATGCCACGTGCGTAAGCGCCAACGCGCCTTACCACAAATGAGCTCCATTCactgccgacgctctgttcactgcTCTCGGTGTATACAGCGTGTATTTCTGTGGTACGAGGTTTCAAGTATCGGGCACAGGTCCACCTAAATAGGAAGTTCCAGCTCTAACACGCCATCTGCTGTCTTCGTCAACGCCACGACCCTATGACAATATATAATACGCTTTCTTTGTACCTCCTGTTCGGTCATGCATGTCCGGAAAGAAATGTCGGATACAGATAACTATTAGCGCCTATTTTCCTTTAAAAGGTTTTGCGCAGCCTGTGTGTTAGCATAAACTCGCTTATCGAAAAAAATGCACCACCTTCTGGTAAAGGataccatgtgtagatgcgaagcagcgggcaccAACGCTTTCACTGACTGCGGCGTTGATGCTGGCACTCATCACGGCTTtccgcaggagagaaacctggggaggcgcaaagcatgcACTGATGGACCGGCATTCTCAACTAGAACTTACCAACCTCTGCTATGGGCAATGAAAGGCAGGCGACTCTGATTGGACAtagagacccgcagtccgcttttagtttaCGCGCATGCTGCAAACGTTTAATTTCATCAATGCACAGGAAAAAATCTCTCATCGGCACTACCTTGAAGGTCAAGATATAGTGCTTATACATAGGGGTCGCCAGTGAAGGGTTCTGCAGTGCGACCAGTCAATTTTTAAAAAATCAAACTCTCCAGCAGATGCTGCTTGTGTTGGCGTTGCGAAGTGAGAGAGGGGAGGAGCGTTGGAAAGGGGGGTGTAAATTGCACTTGGAGAGATGCTTAAAGGAGATAGAAGGGGGCGCGAGTGTATGGCAGTAGgcactgcctgcgtcggcgttgcgaggagAGAAATCAAGTAGCGTGGGAGAGAAAAGAGGGGGAGGGTCTCGCATAcgctgtaagggtggtcacgccgcacaccggatcgaGCTCGATCATGAGACGCTTCGAGTCTAAAAGCTTGCTTTTTATTTCTCGCATTCGCAGATGAGTGCTGGCTTCCTGGGGGCGCTCATTCATAGGCTCACGGCTGCGCTGCTCGTGTGCTCGTTTATGGTGCTGACGCAGCCCAGCGTCTGCGCGGCGCGCAACCTGCACAAGCGCTCCTTCCATGAGCTCGGCTGCCGTGGCAACTTCGAGCAATCATACCTGGCCCGTCTCGAGCGAGTATGCGAAGAGTGCTACCAGCTGTATCAAAACCCGGAGGCCTACAACCTATGCAGGTACACTACCAAACTCCTCGAACTGACAAGACGACAGCCTAacgtctgcataaaaaatatggatGTAGACGGAAAAGTGCTTTGGAGAATCGGTATATACATGCCCTTGCAGGTTACAACAGTCGAATGGGGGCGGAAGCTGGGCTAGGGATGGCGCTTAGTTTCCTACGTCTTCTAATGCGGGCAAATGATTGCTGTTGTTGGCTGGCGATTGCTACTATCTGACCCACAGTCGACTATTGTTTACTTTTGTATATTAACTTTCACTCATGATGGCTGGTGCTTGCTAGTGCAGAAAAAATATGTACAGTACCGCGCAGTGCTGTTTATTTGTCACTAAACGTTGGCAGGTGTGCTGTAAGTACTGGCTGACATTACCAGTGAACAAATGTTACTTAACATTGGCGAACCCTAAAAGTAGGGATGAATTTTGATGGCTTATACTGATTACCACTGCCTATATTGTTAACGAACTGTCGTCTCCCCTGCAGCGTGCAAGTGATTTATTTTTTGGGGCACTActtgtttatttttatgtttatATAATTATTATTGTGATATGAACATTTCATTTATACCTTCGAGTCGATTTTGAGAATTAAAATACTTCGATTAATTCCACTTTCTAATAACAGCACGTCAGCCTGCCGGAAAGTACAACTTCCTCGACGAAACGGAGATCAGAATCGTAGTTAATGTGCCCACGTTTGTCGGAACATCAGCCATTCTTTAGGAGCCTCTGGGCAGTCCGCGCTATTTTGAGGAGTgttatgttattttttttaaaagTTACATTAAACAGTAAAATAAAACGAGGCCAGCAACCCGGCAACCTTCAGTGTGCGAAAGCAGGGCTATCTTGTTTATTAGCTAATCCTACCTAAACCCAGTTGGTGGGTAATGATTAGGTAGCTCCCTGTTAGTGATTTGACATGGCATAAGTAGCCACAGCATGCTTCATCGACGGGCATTCACTCGTGATTATACGCATGAACAATTTTTAAGCGCAGTTAGTGAAGCTAAAATGTGGTATCGAGATTTGCGTACCACTATATCTGTCAAGCAGCGTTGATAATCTGATCGGTCTTATTTGGCATCTACAATTTGTTCATCT
The Rhipicephalus microplus isolate Deutch F79 unplaced genomic scaffold, USDA_Rmic scaffold_24, whole genome shotgun sequence DNA segment above includes these coding regions:
- the LOC119180816 gene encoding crustacean hyperglycemic hormone, which translates into the protein MSAGFLGALIHRLTAALLVCSFMVLTQPSVCAARNLHKRSFHELGCRGNFEQSYLARLERVCEECYQLYQNPEAYNLCRDNCFKNEYFLKCAEALLLKDEMDSLKSKVDYLYSR